In Natronococcus sp. AD-5, the genomic window GAAACACGGAACAAACAGACCCACAATGAACTCCGTTTGCTTGGCGGGAAGGACCAAATACCGTTCCTTGTCGATCGTGACCGCGGTGTCACGATGTACAAGAACGATGATATCGTCGACTATCTGAGAACGCACTATCGTCGGGGGTGACTCTCGAAACGGGGGAGTCTGTCTGTGCCGCCCTGAACGTGCGAGTCGGCGGCATCCTTCGGTTCCCGCCAGTTTCGATCCCGTGTCAACGTGCGCCGTACAGGTTGAGCGGAGATGCGGCTAGCGTCCCAAGTGTACTAGACGGCAGCGCCGTGGAGAATGATCGCCGAACCGTCGTGACCGCCACCGAGTGTTCCCAATGCGGCAGGGAATTAGAATACGAGCGACCAAATCACGCATGAACGAATCCACCATATTGATGTCGGAAAGCGTCGTGACTCGCGTTGCAGGCTTCGTCGACGACTATTTGCCCCTCTGGGTAATTCTTTCGGTCGGCGTCGGGTTGCTCTTCCCCTCGATTGCAGTTCTTACCCCGTTGTCGACGACGATTCTGGCGGTCATGGTCGGAGCAGTATCGCTGACACTTGCCCCTGAACGATTTCGGCGACTACGTGGCCGAACCGTACTCACCATCATCATCGTGCGGATGGGAATGCCCTTGCTTGCATCTGTCATCGCCCGGAGGCTTGGTCTCTCCCCTGCACTCACCGCAGGATTTGTTCCTCGGTGCGGTGCCCCCGAACTCGTCACGCCCACGATGACCGAATTGAGCGGAGGCGATACCCCCTCGCGACCGTCGTCCTGGTCGGCCTCTGAACACTCGTGTTCGTCCCTGGAATCGTCACCGTCGTACTGGGCGCGTCAGTCGCGGTAAAGCCGCTGGTAATCGTCGAACAGTTGTTGCTCGCCGTGGTCATCCCGATGAGCCTCGCGATCGGGGTGCGCTATCGATGGCCTGATCGCATCGGACAGTACTACGACCTCTATCCGTCGGTGTCGGGCTCATGGTGATCCTCGTCATCTACATCGTTGCGGCGGCCAACACGTCGCTCGTTCGGGATGGCGGTGCAGTCCTCCTCCTAGTTCTGATGGGCGCAGTCATCCTCAACGTCACCGGCTACGTCTCTGGGTGGCTTGTCAGTTGGACGTTCTCCCGTCCCAAGCGTATCGCGGCGACCCTTTCAATCGGAATGCGTGACTTCGCTGTTGCCGCTGCTCTGCTCGTCGGGGCCGGTTTCCCGACTGTAGCAACACCCCCTGCGGTCGTGTTCGGAATTGACGAAATGACGACGAGTGCAGGGCTTACGAAGTGGTTCAGCCAATCATCCTGAACGTTATCCTCGGTTCTCCTGTTCGTCCACCCATTCGAGGAGCGGATCGAGTTTCTCCCTGAGTTCGTCTCCCTTCTCGGTGAGACTGTACTCGACGCGAGGTGGGATTTCCGCGTATTGCTCTCGAGACAGGTACCCTGCTTTAACGAGGTCATTGAGGCGGGTTGACAGCGTCGAACTGCTCACCTCGCCGAAGGTGTCTTCAATGTCACCATATCTGGCAGGTCCAATT contains:
- a CDS encoding glutathione S-transferase N-terminal domain-containing protein — translated: MLELYQAEGCGYSQKVRKTLTGLGVSYVVHNPRSAAGETRNKQTHNELRLLGGKDQIPFLVDRDRGVTMYKNDDIVDYLRTHYRRG
- a CDS encoding winged helix-turn-helix transcriptional regulator, yielding MAEIPDSSPDAPRSKNAEINCYCPLGGVMDLLSRRYAMQVICVVGAIGPARYGDIEDTFGEVSSSTLSTRLNDLVKAGYLSREQYAEIPPRVEYSLTEKGDELREKLDPLLEWVDEQENRG